ctaaGCTGACATGTGGCATCCTCGAAACGTTCTcaagccgccacatggcacAACAAGATAAATCAGGACCCACATTTGCAGCCCCGTACGATGCATGGTGTATTCGTGTGTATAGAAAGCGAGGACCCACATGTTCAGCCCAGCACGATGCATCCATCTCACGTAGATTAGTTTGATACTTTCGTATAAGATATCAAATCTATCTCTTAGCAAAAGCAAGCCAGATTAGTTACTCCTACGGGACTAGCAAATTATATCTCCTACATACAAGACGCTGTTAGCAAATTATATATCCTACGTAGCTCaatgataaattttgaatttacaattaaaattcatatttttcatcaatggACAGATTCAAAATATTCACAATCCTAACGCcacaaaaattttgacaatttataTAAGGTGCCTGTTGTTTTAAAAAGTTGAATagatccatttttcaagtttgtaataattaaaatcaaataatcatGTCCTAATTGTTTTCTACACACCCTAATTTTATCTTTATatatttctattatatactaaaagtccattaaacctcctacaaacgctcccaaGCCGTCATGTGGCCGCCTAAAAATACTCCCAAGCCGCCACGTGGTATTCTAATAAAATTGAGAAATCTGGTCATCGATTTTTCTTTAAATCGGTGAACCGATTATTTTAGAATGTTAGAtgtatctttaaaaaaaaccaaaacctaTAAACGTCCGCACCTCCGTGCAGCACACACGTATTGTACGCTACCTctgttcctttctcttttttttttcatcctaatcacaattaaacttaaaattatctttatagaaaaaagaCTCACAAATAGACATCATATGTCCATTAAACATACTATAAATGTTTCTAACCGTTGTGTGGcactcttaaattagagaaacattCAACCATTGGTTTCTACTTAAATCGATGGATACATTATTTTACGTttgttattagatttatttttttaaaaaaatcccaaaCAATTAGGACATTAAAGTACATAAATACTTTACAAAGCTGCTACTAATCTCGCTTAAATTACAGAAAATCCTaataaatctgaaaaaaataaaacatccgaCCATTAGTTTTAACTTAAACATCAACACATTATTTCAGATCATTAGAtagatcaatttttttaaaaaagacatcCCAACTTTCCCTCCATCCCTATTCCTGTGCGGTGTGCGGCATTACTTTTCTCTACTTTTTCTATCTctataacaattaaaattaaaattatctttatggacaaagaaaagaccatgattttttttaccttgaagAAAAGACCACAATTGAACCTCCACATATTAGGTTTAGCCAGCTATCCCTATGCCCCTTATGATTTGTTTgaattaccatattttttatgtgagatcaataatttaatacaTATTGACTATATTTTACTAACAAAAATTTACATTCTGGACCCACATCCATATTGAGGGCTCcactaaataaaagaaaattctaaaatttctcactaaaaatcaaaatatcccaCCTTAAATTTTCATAAAACTGGTAGGCCCAGTACTTATATTCCGTTAAACATCTAATGACTTTCCATCtacttaattatttttctctaaGCATGTATATAAGATCTATTTACCTATACAATTTGATATTGATcttttatcaataaatgatattttaagagataaataaataatcttaaGATGATCATAacatctaaattatatatgtgatatatGAAGTCGCGTGACCAATCGAATATCATATTGATCATACTAAGCACACATTGGCTATACCAAGGAATCCTAACAGTGAAATAATCATGTTGTGGCCTTAGCAATATATAAGTTaattccatataggaattaaaaAATGTCAATTTAAACTTGCTATGGTATATCATGAATTCCTAACATTTAGCATATAACAATCTTCAGTTTAGTGgtaatttgctaaaaaaaacttcagTTTAGAATGTTATCATTAGTAGCGCATACGACatacataaatttatttttcccaTATATCCTTTTATTACACATTACTACTAAATATCTTTCTCATAACTAACAATCAGAGCCACAGATAAGAGGTTGGATGAAGGAAAACATCTTCTCCCTAATTGTGTGATGCTGAAATCATCTTCCTGGGGTTCGGTATAAGCCATATAGGGACTGGCCAGTTGGACCAAAGCTCCGGAGATACTATCGGCTCGATGGTATCATTTTCCAAGTTGAGGACTCCAGTATCGCGGCGGTTCTTCTTACACCTAAATAGATATAAGCTATCATCTTCTGTAAAGTAGATATGATTTGGCTTCAACTGTGGATATACATCAGCATTTAGACAAAGAGTTTGATTATACCCAAGAAACAACACACTGTTACCTAAGCTGTTTATGTCCACAAGCATTTTTGCAGAAAAATCCACTTTAAATACTTTAATCATGTTGGTATTTACCACAAGTGAATCAGTGTTTGGCTCGGGCTCCAAATCATCCTCATCCTCGTCTGACTCAGGCTTCAAACCATCTCCAGCCCTCCAATTCTCATGTTCTGACTCAGGCTTCAAACCATCTCCAGCCCTCCAATTCTCATGTTCTGATGCATATTCCAAATCATCCTCGTACTTGTCTAACTCAAATTGTAGAACATCTCCATACGTCTGATCCACATAATCGTCAATCCAATTCTCATGGTCTGATCCATGTTCTGAATCATCTCCATCTGTCTGATCCACGTAATAATCGTCGCGATTTGTGGCCAATGACCTCCaaatttgcaacaaatcaccagAGGGAGCTCGAGCAAAGTACATGTTCTCCTCGATGTATGCCTTTACATCCTCCAGAACCACCTTTTGAGTTACCGTAGGGGCACTGAGATCAAACGCATGGACTTCTCCTGCTGAATTGAGTGCATAAAGCAAGCCATCCTCAAACAAACAATCCATGAAATCAGTGTGAGGAGGCAGCCAAGTCCATTTATCACTCCCTGCTCTTGCAAATGAAAGTTGCGCTAGCGGATAATGGATGAGCGCTACAAAGTAGTCCCCCATGGATGGATCAGATGACAGAAATgcctttttaaatatgtatttccGAAGCAACCTAAGAGAATATGTTGAGGGTTCAGCCCAATTGTGCTGACCACCAACATGACATGGGTACTCGTACTTGTGAACAACGCCGGCGTCATCGTAGACAGGCTTTACCGGCTTAATGGTGGTGACCGTAGGCAAGTTGATCTGGTCACCTGTGATGGGGTTAACGAGATGCAGCTCAGATCTCTCGTCTGCCGTGATGATCCAACCATGAGAGGACCCGATTATATACCTGCTACGGATAGGTGGATCTGGCATGGTTAACTTGTATGCCCTCTTCTCCGCGAGGCTGTAGAGGCATGCCACATTCTCACCAGCAGATTCAGAGGTGTAGAGCAGGCATGGCGTCTGAGCCTGCCTGTAGCCTCCAAGTTTGCATAGACTGATATACGAAGCGCGCCATGAGGAGCACACCGAGCCAGCACGAACGAGGTCAGGGACCTCCAGGAGGGCAAAGATCTCCATCAGCACATCCTGCGGCAGCTCCGGTGAATTTCCTGCCTTGGCTTCTTTCAAGAATTTCTCTGCAAAACTTGGGAAAACTTTGGAGATTGTACAGCCCATATTGCCTGTTAAAAAGAACCTGGCTCTTGGATGTCTTGCTATCCTGGAATGATTTCTGAAGAAAAGACTCCAATGTGACCTGATCGCTCTGAATTTATAGCTCCCCAACCCGAGCAGGACGAGGAAATCTCACCAACTTCAGTGGTTAAATGAGAACATGGGCAGATTTCCGTGTAAACTCTGGATCAGAATCGGACTTGCAAAAGTTGGCAaatcttcagagttcagagtttgTACAGTAAAACCCTGGCTCTTGGCTCTTGCAATCCTGGAAGAACTAGTTCTGTTGTGATTTCTGAAGAGAAACTCGCAATCTTGGAAGCAACGTGACCTGATCCCCCTATATTTATAGCTCCCCAATCCGAGCAGGAGGGAATCCGACCAAACATCAGTGCTTGCGTCAGAACAGAATTCCATCTAAACTCTGGATCGGAATAGGACTCTGACTCAAACGGAATACGATTCCATCTCGTGAAGACGGAAGACGGAAGCGTGGTCGCGTTCGTCGCCACCGTATTTTTATTCAGTTTCCAATGATCTGaacgaaaaaaattaaatgtctCGAGCGGAAAAGCAAATCAAAAGGTCAGCGCTGACCGCTGATCATGACAATAGGTGTGAAGACCGAGGTCTCCTTCGTTCCTCGCACGAACAAAACATCCTGTGGTTGCATGATACTCCCCCAGCATGAGAAAAAGAAGATGACGAAGAAAAGATaagcatgagaaaaaaaaaagataaagtaaaagagaaaaaagaggaagaacTAAGGTGTCGATCAAAATGCAACCGCATCTGCGAGGAAGAGAAAAGATGAAGCAtgagaaaaagaagatgaagcaaaagagaagaaagcggaAGAAGCATCGTCATTACGAATCAGACGAACCGGGGACTTGCTCCCAAAGTTCTCCAGGAAGCATTGGAGACAGATGGTATGATTCTTCTTGCATTTGGCGTTTGCTTCCTTGAAAGACATGTGCTTGATCTTGAGGCTGTCTTTACACATGACTTCTCTTCGGGACACCCAAGAAGATCGAAAAGAAGGATGCGACAGCACAAGGTCGTGGTCGTCGAGGCGGCGCTGCTACCGCATATCCACGGGGAAGTCGCCATTGCTGTGCTTGGTCCGCAGCGGCTTCTTGATCCCCTCCTTCCCGGAGGGCTACTTGATGGCCTCCTCGTCATGGGCCTTGGTGGAGGTTGACGCAGAGGCGTCACCTCCCCACCACGagctgagccgccgccgccgccgccggtgaagcAGATCGCGTCTGTGGGTGGCGTGGGGTTCCCCATCAACGGATCGAGGTGCAGACGCAGCTGCTCATGGcgaacggcgcggcggcgccgggttcGCGGCCGACGCCTTCTCGTCCGGGGACGAGATCGACGAGGATGCCGTGGTGGAGCTCGGCGAGGCGGATCCCGTCAGCAGGAAGCGGcgcaaggagaaggagaagaagaagcggcgcaAGGAGAAGAGGAAGCAGCGGAAGTGGGCGCCGCCCGACAAGGACGAGGTACGCGTGGGCCTTTCTACTTATCACTCGTGCTCTACTTATCTCTTTATTTAGTTCACCTTCCCATGCCAGAATTGAGTTGGATTGTGAGCTGTGCTTGAACCGAatattaggccttgtttaggcATCCCACCCCAAAACTTTTCGCCTGTTAGAtagaacgtttgaacacctacataGGTATTAtatataggcttaaaaaataattaattgcacagattgcgactaatttatgAAACGAATATTTttagcctaattgctccatgatttgacaatgtggtgctacagtaaatatttgctaatgacgaattaattaggcttaataaattcgtctcgcaatttactaACGGATTCTCGCGGTTTGATTAGCcctaagtgctatagtaacccatatgtgctaatgacggattaattagatttaataaatctGTTTCATGGTTTCTAGACGAgtttgaaattagttttttcattcatgtccgaaaaccccttccgacatccggtcactactggagaaaccatctttgcttgGTTGACCAAAAACTACACTAGTCCCGGTAGAGAAGGCGGAGacgtcggcgagcggcgggagctcaatggcggcggcgacatcctGGCGGCGACGGAGCACTTCAACGATGCGTACTCCATCGGCAAGGGGAGCTTCGGGACCGTGTACAGCGCCGACCTCGGCATGAAGCGGCTCGACGCGTCGAAGACCGGCGACGCGTGCTGCGGTAGTTGATGCCGGTGAGCGTCACGACGTAGAACGTCGGCACCGAGGGGATGCGACGCATCGGTGTGAACGAGAAGCCAGCCGCTGTGTTGCTGCTGTTGGGCGCGCCGAGGGCGATAAAAAGCGTCGTGTTGCTGTCGAAGAAGATCatagaaagagaggaagaagaacagagaaagagagatagacaagtgggcccatgggcaaacttgtctttaaccaAAGTTTCTCTCCCTGTTTTcattgaaaataataaaataatggaagAAGTGtctagcagctaattaccacttttttacagtgtccatgagcaaatacacgatcttcGGGTGTCTCATAGCAAAGACCACAAtctttgagtgtcctgtagcaaattttgcctaaataAATAAGTTCTGAATGACTATATACCTATTAATGTAtaagaatatattttattatacaaTTGATTGCTCGGTTCACACCATCATATTCATCAAAATTAGACCAATTATTAATACTAActgtccattaaacttcctataaactcTCTTAAGTTGTCACGTGGCATCCTTACAAACGCTCTTAGGCTGCCAtgtgatgctctaataaattatagaaaattctaaaaaaacaaaatatctaaCCCTTAATATTCATTTAAATTAGTGTGTCCAATATTACATAACTACTATTAGGAGTATATTCGAGCGCTAAACATACATCAGCCCAGGCCCGCCCCACCCCACGTCCCGTCATCCCACTTCTACCGTTGTCGGAGTAAACAATTTACTCCTATCGTACGATTTACttcaataataaaaacaacttccctgCTTCCGATCCCACACCACGTCCCATATCGTGCTCCcaccattatcggagtaaatgatttacttcgataaaaacaacttctctgctttcggtatatattctatttttcccaTACCAAACCAACCACTCTCAAccccacttcattttttttcttttttcagatctgaatcgatccaccatcccCGTCCACAGATCAGTGAtacaccatggaggaggacgatgacacCGTGGCGGTTGATGGCGGTGGTCGGTGGTGGTTGAGGCGACGGCACTGCTTCGGGCCTCGCTGCCAGACGCTGGGCAGCACCTTAACCAAGAAGGAGGTATTCACCTGGACCAATAGCAACAACCAACAGCTGCTCCACGTCAGCGATATTGATAGAACAAGCAAGTAAGGAAATGACACTCTAATTTGCATCTGCATACTCTCCTTCAACTTCGTGCATGaagccctaatttttttttgtgaatcaAATTAACGTGCAATCTCCAATATTACCTGATCTCAATTGATGGGCTGCACAATTCGTACATTTGCACATCGTGCTCCATGTGGCTGGCTGCAGAGGATAGGGTAGAGTCCGCCGGTGATGGAaattgtttgctatttttcttttgctcgtcaTCTCCATTGACATGAAGGAGAatgttttttgcattttttcaTGCTTACTAGATGATGGATGGCTACTAGTGCGCAACGTCGAGCTCATCTCTAGACCATACCGCTACATCCTTCCATGATTTCATAATCGACTACTGCTCGCTACCTGGTTGCCATCTCCACTACCAGTCACAAGACACAGACAATCCTCTTCATCCTTATGGCAAGATCCAGCAAAGCCACTAGATGGATTTTTGActaaatcttcttttttttttcttttctaatttgaTTCACCTGTGAGTATTTTTATCTCTTGTGTGTGATTGAGcctgtaattttttcattcatacgacTATTTTGTGATATAGATCAACAATATTCTTAGTACCAATTTTTACTCTTATATTGTATATTGAACACATTAGTAAATATATTACTACACggtggctacgagatcatggctatatcgagaggaaaGTGGTAACTGTTTTACTCGCAGACCACGGAATGTCTTTTGtttactcttatactgtgtattgaacacatcagtaaacatattccTACATggtggctacgagatcatgggctatatcgagaggaaggtagtaattattttactcaCAGATCACgaaatctaaacaatatttataatattggtaaaagaattactagtgTGGTAAGCTAGTAGTAATTGttgacgggtgatacccgtagaccggatatagagggtattggggtacgttggtacaaggatctacgtagtacgacatcaatcaaacaaaagatgagaattatactggttcaggccccttgataggtaatagccctaatccagttgatgtggggttatatggtggaaaacacaggttacaaagggaacaatggaacttgtcggatccggcgagatcgtagtcgagttggttcgactagatctcgatggcttggctccttgcaggctccggcttcgtaggctgtgtgggttgtgttggctctgagatttgatgccttaggtcctccccggggggtcccttttatatcgcagacctagaggtctccaagtagaactcggagatatcagACCCTGTACGATACATTAACGACCCaatcttgtccgagtaggattcttcccaTCCATAGATtctgtgaaggatttccttagagTACGTAGGAagtatccgtatgcgcgtgggtataccataccgatatgtaacgtatattgaagggtaaagggtatgcctaaccctTAGCCctgatagtagcccccgacttctgcttaaaatgaactcgtgtaaccatTCGCGACTTCGGGTGTCGAGACTGTTGTCGTTCCTGGTGCGAGGACCGTGGAGACAGGCCATAGTCGAGCACGCCAtttgaagcccaacggtcatGAGCGAAttttaaactgaagtccaaaaaaccgccgcgcgtaacggacccagaaatttccggcgggcatctctctctgttccttggaattcgcaccgtcgttagtgcgcctatttaaaggaatgttggggatccattttgaagtccgcccaCCGTGCAGAAAATATTCCGCCTGTAAGCGCTCTTCGCCTTCTTCGCCGCCACAAGAAACCCTAGTTCATCAACCTAGGccctttctccggcgatcttcgATTAACGATGGACCTCGGCAAATCATCTTCCACCAGTgcgtcgctgaagaagcttcaggaagacggcgcccttcccggtcgtggaaccatggagagggaagcaggaggtactaatTCCCAGCCCGtcttaggtcgcatggttgcgatcgaagactatattctctgcggttttctccctccGCCTTCCGAATTCCTTCTCCTagttttgaatttctatggtctttctcttcttcatttgaaccccaattctatCGCCTTTCTTAGCATCTTTGCTcatctttgcgaggcctacattggtGTAGAGCATTTTCTTGATCTCTTTCGCTTCTACTATGAGCTGCGTTGGATGGAgtccaacagggtatctggtTGCATCGGGTTCCGACTtggggatggcctgaagtcgcgttatatccccttccagtgcccttcttctcgcagcaaatggcggaataggtggttctatcttgaGATCAAAGATTCGGACCCTGTCTTCGTTGTTCCCAAAGAACAACCTGACAAGATTTCGTCTTCGACCGCAAAGCCCCCCTTGACCCCCTCTCTTTAGTCGTTTATCGACATCATCAACGATCTCCAAGTACGAGGCTTGTCGGTGTATGAAGTCGTTGCAGACTtcgttggtaggcggatccagccgctccaggctcgggcCCATCCAGCCTTTAACTATTCCGGACCGGAGGACGCGACctgggtttctcctcggggtatctttctcgcatttTTGTTGACATGTGTACATTCGCGTTCCTCTTGCTTTATCGAAGTTTGGTTCTCGATTCACAGGTTTGAACAGCGAAACCGTGGAGCGCCACGTCGGCCAAGTGATGATCAGTGGTCTGACAACGACGAGTGACATCCCCGTGCCCCTTTGTGATAAAGGGGCAGCCGAACGCAATGATGCTATCAACGTAAGTGTACTCGATAGGCATCCCGCATTTTCCTTTCGAGATCACCTTATGACTTGATTAAGCGTAGGCCCTTCCTctgactgacatcatcgggccgctcgcggaccatcaggtggtGGCGTCTATGAAAgagaaggtcgccaaggaggcgtctgatgctgctgctgccaccacTAGCGGTGGCAATGTTCCGACAAAggggaggaagttctcctctGTAAGCGGACATCGTCACAAGGCGTCGACCCCCTCGGTAATTTATCCTGTCGTCAGATCGTGCAGCCAGAAGGATTTTGCCTTACTTCGCATTGAttgtctcccccgcctccacgacgacaaCGTATTGTGACgattggcgagaagtaagtagatgAACTTTTAGATTTCCGTGATTCTATTCAAGCGTTGTCTGACCCGTGGTCGTCCCGTAGGGAGGCGCGGGCAAAGGCTGCGCAAGCCAAGTCCGAAGGGACTTCTAGCTCGTCGCCTGCCGcggcctcgacggatgtcgcGCTCGCAGCCGGGAGCCGGGAGGCGACGCCTAGCAGCCCAGTCAGCGATCCCGCGGCAGGTCATGGTCCGCCAGCTGCCGTCCTCACCTAGGAGGAGCTTCAAGTCGaaatggggcgcctcctcgaagctggtgctcgcggcatcggCCGCGAGATTGCAGAGGCGAGGTCGGAAGCAGCGCTGGCGAATGCGCGTGCTGACTGGTTGGTGCGCGAGTTGGCTGAAGCCCGTGAAGACCTCACAAAGATGAGGGAATTGGTGGCCGACAACGAGCGACAACGGAAGGGGCTCGAGGACCGCATGTCGGAACTCGGGAACAACCTGTTGGAAATCCAGGGTTCGTTGTGGTTCACCTACACTggcctgcaccagctcgccggggagtgcggcatcaagtctaccatcccggtgaatcccgacgagttctcgctgaccTCCTCCCTTGCGGAACTGGCGACGACGATGGGgaagatcccctccaagcatgaaGCCAGGATCGCGGAGGAGACGtcgaacgggatctacaccggggcgtgtcaTGTCCTCGCGTGTGTAAAGCTGTCGcgtcctgaactcgatctgcgcgagatcttggatcagggggtgGCCAGCGacacgcgtaaggaggtgatggaagaagtcggtgatctgggggagtctgttctccccctatttgaagagtaggacttcttgtacTTCCAAGACACGCTGTGTAaaacttgaattctaaccgCCTTCGTGCGTGCAATTATCATTCTAGTTTACTTTTGTATGTTGACCTCGGGAACTTTTGTCCTTTGTAGAGATGCTGATGACGAGGACGTCCAGTAGCGCGGGCAGCCCGAGTTACTGGCGATAATTCCAGTACTTGAGTTTGAACCACACGTGTCGCCTGAGATTGTGGACCAGACCCTTGATACAGAGACAGGGATGATGACGACTTGCTCAGGTTAGTAGTCCATTCATCCCTTGATGCCCTCCCGACTAGGTCAACCGTGTTCTCGAAAGAGGTGTGCAGCTTGACTTAGTGGTTATCACATTAAGCAGATCTCGAGGGTGCCTTTGCTGGtcaagatcgtcgtatccaatacTGGAAGATGAAGTTTGAAGTggcggaactcgagagaaccATGCTGGCAGTGAAGAAAGAGCAAGCTGTGGAAAAGCTCCGAGGTCACGAGGTGTGGTTtaactcgtacttgaagagttgctgcacatctATGGCCAGGGTTTGTAGAGAACTTCGAGTGGTCCGcggagatcccgaggagtcggcggccggatacatctcaTGGCTGAACGGAGCCTGTGCCCAACTCGATGGCATCGACAAGCGTTTATTATACAAAGCATTAACAATTAGCACAAATAAACTTGATAGCATATATTGTTCCATCATATATTACCCCATGAACATGCATAGATGAATTAGATCAATAATacgaagaaacaaaaatatcaaaattcatATTACCTCATATGTTCGTGAACGATTACTACTCGAGCAAATATTTTTCCACGTGTTTCTCACCACTGAAGCTATTAGATTATTTGAAGTAGTATCGAATGTTCAACTCTGCATATTTTCAGAAGAGAAAATTATATCTGTACCACTAAAATTTAGTAGACCAATTAACACCATAAACAAGTGTCAACTCTATTCCATAAATGGActcaaaacttttaaatttttatttatcaCTTTCATCTTATCTATGTGTCATTCCCTGAAGGGCGCCAAGCATTGATAACATAGTTTGCTATGCTACTATACTTATGGCGGGGGCATGCATATGACTAAGTTGAGGTGACCCCAATGAGAGGCTACTATTCGCAATAAAGTTCAACTGGCCTACTTAGCGATGTGATTCTTTAGCTGATAGTGAATTAGATGTTAAAATTGTGCTCCACACTAATCTTGAGGAGAACGGCTATGCCGATACGGGACACATGTTTCAAGGCATAAGGGAAGAGCCTTGGTGGCTACAGTCAGCTTCAGGGCATTTAGATCTAATTTAATGGTTTTATCCCATGAATTGGTAGGAataatatttcaaaatatttatgcatATATTTAAACACAAGTGAGACATGAACAATTTGATATGAAGTAGAGATGATCTTTTTGTTGTATTAATGacataataagtttattttcttGGTATGGATGTAATTCCATTTAATAAAAAGGTACCTAACTTATAAGACAATGATAGTAAATAGTACTAACATGCAAGTGTACATATATCCGGGACAAAGTTATTTCTGTTTGAATATGAAAGATACTATTGTCATTTGGTATATCAAAATTTATGGTCTAgacatttatttttatataattatatataaggTGATCTATGGtccttataattaattaatatggtgAGATAGGATTTCTTCagcattatttttataaataataaataagtgGTTCTTATAATTAATATCGTGAAGTATGACTTCTTTTAGCAATCTTTTATAAATAAGTTGCCCACGCATTTGCGAGGGCTtccttcctagttatatacaaaaagtccattaaacttcctacaaacgctctcacgCCACCACATGGCgctttaataaattagagaaaatcctagaaattctaagaaaaaagcaaaacatctacccttaattttcacttaaatcggtgggtccaatattatacaccgttagataaaattaatctaaaacaaaccaaatactatggggtcccacctctcctccttctctcaCACATATACTTTCCTCCTTCTCCCGCACATATGTAGGCAGACGTGTATGGTACGTATGcttccttccctttttttttccttttttcttcttttttaatatataatggatatatttcttttaaataatcataatttcACAAACAAAGAGTCTACCATCATAGAACTCACAGCTAACTAAATTAGCTCTacaatttttgaaaataaaatttacacacTATATGTTACCCATTAAACTAATAATGTAAAATAATTTCCACTTAAATCGGtgtttgtactattattttcaaattatgcactattttaaaatagagtTTACACAAactaatttaaattaattattttaaatttaaaatctatattaactaatttatatcTTTACTTAAACTGAtagacccattatttaaatcatcggatctattttTTATCACAGTGGATtattattctcaaataatgcACTGTTTCAAAATAATGTCTATaccattatattgtgtacccattaaattaacaatttaaaatctatattaactaattaacACTTACACTAGaaccggtggacccattattt
The nucleotide sequence above comes from Oryza glaberrima chromosome 11, OglaRS2, whole genome shotgun sequence. Encoded proteins:
- the LOC127754049 gene encoding uncharacterized protein LOC127754049, whose translation is MGCTISKVFPSFAEKFLKEAKAGNSPELPQDVLMEIFALLEVPDLVRAGSVCSSWRASYISLCKLGGYRQAQTPCLLYTSESAGENVACLYSLAEKRAYKLTMPDPPIRSRYIIGSSHGWIITADERSELHLVNPITGDQINLPTVTTIKPVKPVYDDAGVVHKYEYPCHVGGQHNWAEPSTYSLRLLRKYIFKKAFLSSDPSMGDYFVALIHYPLAQLSFARAGSDKWTWLPPHTDFMDCLFEDGLLYALNSAGEVHAFDLSAPTVTQKVVLEDVKAYIEENMYFARAPSGDLLQIWRSLATNRDDYYVDQTDGDDSEHGSDHENWIDDYVDQTYGDVLQFELDKYEDDLEYASEHENWRAGDGLKPESEHENWRAGDGLKPESDEDEDDLEPEPNTDSLVVNTNMIKVFKVDFSAKMLVDINSLGNSVLFLGYNQTLCLNADVYPQLKPNHIYFTEDDSLYLFRCKKNRRDTGVLNLENDTIEPIVSPELWSNWPVPIWLIPNPRKMISASHN